A genomic stretch from Echeneis naucrates chromosome 6, fEcheNa1.1, whole genome shotgun sequence includes:
- the tbx20 gene encoding T-box transcription factor TBX20 has protein sequence MEYTSSPKPQLSSRANAFSIAALMSSGKPNKDKESEENTIKPLEQFVEKSSCNQQALADLSSLDGHGDFTGSAPAVCTEPLIPTNPGIPSEEMAKISCSLETKELWDKFHELGTEMIITKSGRRMFPTIRVSFSGVDQDSKYIVLMDIVPVDNKRYRYAYHRSSWLVAGKADPPLPARLYVHPDSPFTGEQLMKQMVSFEKVKLTNNELDQHGHIILNSMHKYQPRVHIIKKKDHTASLLNLKSEEFRTFVFVETVFTAVTAYQNQLITKLKIDSNPFAKGFRDSSRLTDMERESVENLIHKHSYARSPIRTYTGDEENLGEDGHSTHSRGSAFTASDNLSLSSWVSTTSGFSGFQHPQSLSAMGTGTASLPHPIQGSLPPYSRLGMPLTPTALAGTMQGSGPSFPSFHMPRYHHYFQQGPYAAIQGLRHSSTVMTPFV, from the exons AGCAGTTTGTGGAGAAGTCCTCCTGTAACCAGCAGGCTCTGGCTGATCTGTCCTCCCTGGACGGCCACGGGGACTTCACCGGGAGCGCGCCCGCCGTGTGCACGGAGCCGCTCATCCCCACCAATCCCGGCATCCCCAGCGAGGAGATGGCGAAGATCTCCTGCAGCCTGGAGACCAAAGAGCTGTGGGACAAATTCCACGAGCTGGGCACCGAGATGATCATCACCAAGTCCGGGAG GAGGATGTTCCCCACCATCCGTGTCTCCTTCTCCGGGGTGGATCAGGACTCCAAGTACATCGTGTTGATGGACATCGTCCCGGTGGACAACAAGCGGTACCGGTACGCCTACCACCGCTCCTCCTGGCTGGTGGCCGGGAAGGCCGACCCTCCTCTGCCCGCCAG GCTGTACGTCCACCCGGACTCACCGTTCACCGGAGAGCAGCTGATGAAACAAATGGTTTCCTTCGAGAAAGTCAAACTGACCAACAACGAACTGGACCAACACGGACAT ATTATCCTCAACTCCATGCACAAGTACCAGCCTCGGGTCCACATCATCAAGAAAAAAGACCACACCGCCTCGCTGCTCAACCTCAAGTCTGAGGAGTTTCGCACCTTCGTCTTCGTAGAGACCGTCTTCACCGCCGTCACAGCCTATCAGAATCAGCTG ATAACCAAACTGAAGATTGACAGCAACCCGTTTGCTAAAGGTTTCCGGGATTCCTCACGGCTGACAGACATGGAGAG GGAAAGTGTTGAGAATCTGATCCACAAGCACTCGTATGCCCGGTCGCCCATCCGGACCTACACGGGCGATGAGGAGAACCTGGGCGAGGACGGACACTCCACACACAGCAGAG GCTCAGCGTTCACCGCCTCAGACAACCTCTCTCTGAGCTCCTGGGTCTCCACCACCTCGGGTTTCTCTGGCTTCCAACACCCACAGTCCCTGTCCGCCATGGGTACCGGCACCGCCTCCCTCCCCCACCCAATCCAGGGCTCCCTGCCCCCCTACAGCCGGCTGGGCATGCCGCTGACGCCCACCGCTCTGGCTGGAACCATGCAGGGCAGCGGGCCGTCATTCCCGTCCTTCCACATGCCCCGCTACCACCACTACTTCCAGCAGGGGCCCTACGCCGCCATCCAGGGACTGCGCCACTCCTCCACGGTCATGACGCCCTTCGTATGA